The following are encoded together in the Mumia sp. Pv4-285 genome:
- the metH gene encoding methionine synthase, translated as MQAVPNLRPDATDELTEALRSRILVLDGAMGTAIQRDRPDEAGYRGERFQDWPSDVQGNNDLLTITQPQIIADIHREYLDAGADVIETNTFNANAVSLSDYGMEELSYELNYESARLAREVADEVTAQSGRPRYVAGALGPTTRTASISPDVNDPGARNVTYDQLVEAYTTATRGLLDGGADIVVIETIFDTLNAKAAIFAVESVFADHGRRWPVIISGTITDASGRTLSGQVTEAFWHSVRHAQPLLVGLNCALGAKEMRPYIAEIARIADTFVSCYPNAGLPNAFGEYDEAPDETAAIVAEFAEAGFVNLVGGCCGTTPAHIAAIARDVAEKAPRVPPVTTPALRLAGLEPVTVVEDTLFVNVGERTNITGSARFRNLIKAGDYGTALNVARQQVENGAQVIDVNMDEGMIDGVEAMVRFLNLIASEPDICRVPVMVDSSKWEVIEAGLKCVQGKPIVNSISMKEGEEAFVEHARLCRRYGAAIVVMAFDEDGQADNLQRRKEICERAYRLLVDEVGFPAEDIIFDPNVFAVATGIEEHAEYGVDFIEATRWIKQNLPYALVSGGVSNVSFSFRGNNPVREAIHAVFLYHAISAGMDMGIVNAGALEVYAEVPELLRERIEDVVLNRRADATERLLEIAADFAGDGVAKEVATEEWRSLPVGERITHALVKGIDDYAESDTEELRQEIAARGGRPIEVIEGPLMAGMNVVGDLFGEGKMFLPQVVKSARVMKKAVAYLIPFIEAEKQPGDAATAKGKVVMATVKGDVHDIGKNIVGVVLQCNNYDVVDLGVMVPAQKILDAARAENADAIGLSGLITPSLDEMVNLAGEMERQGFEIPLLIGGATTSRAHTAVKVDQKYHGPVIWVKDASRSVPVVAALLSDEQRPALLADTDTEYASLRERHAARQSSRALLKLQDARAQATPIDWSDYRPPRPHMLLQQARDVCSGPGCDHPHEGHIQFVRTLTDYSLEELRRYIDWQPFFNAWEMRGRFPDILHNPSTGEAARKLYDDAQVMLDQIIAGRWLRANGVFGLFPASQVPGDDIEVYTDETRTEVLTTLHQLRQQGEGREGSARKSLADFVAPKDTGLRDYVGAFAVTAGLGGADKIEEFKKDLDDYSAILLESLADRLAEAFAERLHERVRKEFWGYAPDESLTNEALIKESYSGIRPAPGYPACPEHTEKQTIWQLLDVEKNTGIELTDSMAMWPGAAVSGLYFSHPDSQYFLLGRIGRDQVEDYAARKGWTVAEAERWLSPNLGYRTEDD; from the coding sequence GTGCAGGCTGTCCCGAACCTCCGCCCGGACGCAACCGACGAGCTGACCGAAGCCCTTCGGTCGCGCATCCTCGTGCTCGACGGCGCGATGGGCACCGCTATCCAGCGCGACCGTCCGGACGAGGCCGGCTATCGCGGTGAGCGGTTCCAGGACTGGCCCTCGGACGTCCAGGGCAACAACGACCTGCTGACGATCACCCAGCCGCAGATCATCGCCGACATCCACCGCGAGTACCTCGACGCGGGCGCCGACGTGATCGAGACCAACACCTTCAACGCCAATGCCGTCTCGCTGAGCGACTACGGCATGGAGGAGCTGTCGTACGAGCTCAACTACGAGTCGGCGCGGCTGGCCCGCGAGGTCGCCGACGAGGTGACCGCGCAGAGCGGACGCCCCCGCTACGTCGCCGGGGCGCTCGGCCCGACGACCCGTACGGCCTCGATCTCGCCCGACGTCAATGATCCCGGCGCGCGCAACGTCACGTACGACCAGCTGGTCGAGGCCTACACGACAGCCACCCGCGGCCTGCTCGACGGCGGCGCCGACATCGTCGTCATCGAGACGATCTTCGACACGCTGAACGCGAAGGCGGCGATCTTCGCCGTCGAGTCGGTGTTCGCCGACCACGGTCGGCGGTGGCCGGTCATCATCTCCGGCACCATCACCGACGCCTCGGGCCGCACGCTGTCGGGCCAGGTGACCGAGGCCTTCTGGCACTCCGTCCGCCACGCCCAGCCGCTGCTCGTGGGCCTCAACTGCGCGCTGGGGGCCAAGGAGATGCGGCCCTACATCGCCGAGATCGCGCGGATCGCCGACACGTTCGTCAGCTGCTACCCGAACGCCGGCCTTCCGAACGCCTTCGGCGAGTACGACGAGGCACCCGACGAGACCGCGGCGATCGTCGCAGAGTTCGCCGAGGCGGGCTTCGTCAACCTCGTGGGCGGCTGCTGCGGGACGACGCCGGCCCACATCGCGGCGATCGCCCGCGACGTCGCCGAAAAGGCGCCCCGTGTCCCGCCGGTGACCACGCCGGCGCTGCGGCTGGCCGGCCTCGAGCCGGTCACCGTCGTCGAGGACACCCTGTTCGTCAACGTCGGCGAGCGGACCAACATCACCGGTTCGGCGCGCTTCCGCAACCTCATCAAGGCCGGCGACTACGGGACGGCCCTCAACGTCGCACGCCAGCAGGTCGAGAACGGCGCCCAGGTGATCGACGTCAACATGGACGAGGGCATGATCGACGGCGTCGAGGCGATGGTGAGGTTCCTCAACCTCATCGCCTCCGAGCCCGACATCTGCCGCGTGCCTGTGATGGTCGACTCCTCCAAGTGGGAGGTCATCGAGGCCGGGCTCAAGTGCGTCCAGGGCAAGCCGATCGTCAACTCGATCTCCATGAAGGAGGGCGAGGAGGCGTTCGTCGAGCACGCGCGGCTGTGCCGACGCTACGGCGCCGCGATCGTCGTCATGGCGTTCGACGAGGACGGCCAGGCCGACAACCTCCAGCGCCGCAAGGAGATCTGCGAGCGCGCGTACCGACTCCTGGTCGACGAGGTGGGGTTCCCCGCCGAGGACATCATCTTCGACCCCAACGTCTTCGCTGTCGCGACGGGCATCGAGGAGCACGCCGAGTACGGCGTCGACTTCATCGAGGCCACCCGCTGGATCAAGCAGAACCTCCCGTACGCCCTGGTGTCCGGCGGCGTCTCCAACGTGTCCTTCTCGTTCCGCGGCAACAACCCCGTGCGCGAGGCCATCCATGCCGTGTTCCTGTACCACGCGATCTCCGCGGGCATGGACATGGGCATCGTCAACGCCGGGGCGCTCGAGGTCTACGCGGAGGTTCCCGAGCTGTTGCGCGAGCGCATCGAGGACGTCGTCCTCAACCGCCGTGCCGACGCGACCGAGCGGTTGCTCGAGATCGCGGCCGACTTCGCCGGCGACGGCGTGGCCAAGGAGGTCGCCACCGAGGAGTGGCGGTCGCTCCCCGTCGGAGAGCGGATCACCCACGCCCTCGTGAAGGGCATCGACGACTACGCCGAGTCCGACACCGAAGAGCTTCGCCAGGAGATCGCCGCGCGCGGAGGACGGCCGATCGAGGTGATCGAGGGCCCGCTCATGGCCGGCATGAACGTGGTCGGCGACCTGTTCGGCGAGGGCAAGATGTTCCTGCCGCAGGTGGTGAAGTCGGCACGCGTCATGAAGAAGGCCGTCGCCTACCTGATCCCGTTCATCGAGGCCGAGAAGCAGCCCGGCGACGCCGCGACCGCCAAGGGCAAGGTCGTGATGGCGACGGTCAAGGGCGATGTCCACGACATCGGCAAGAACATCGTCGGGGTGGTCCTCCAGTGCAACAACTACGACGTGGTCGACCTCGGGGTCATGGTGCCCGCCCAGAAGATCCTCGACGCCGCCCGCGCCGAGAACGCGGACGCCATCGGGCTCTCCGGGCTCATCACGCCGTCGCTCGACGAGATGGTCAACCTGGCCGGCGAGATGGAGCGTCAGGGGTTCGAGATCCCGTTGCTCATCGGCGGCGCGACGACGTCGCGGGCCCACACCGCGGTGAAGGTCGACCAGAAGTACCACGGGCCGGTGATCTGGGTGAAGGACGCGTCGCGCTCCGTCCCGGTCGTCGCCGCGCTGCTCTCGGACGAGCAGCGGCCCGCGCTGCTGGCCGACACCGACACCGAGTACGCGTCGCTGCGTGAACGCCACGCCGCCCGCCAGAGCAGCCGCGCCCTGCTCAAGCTCCAGGACGCGCGTGCCCAGGCGACGCCGATCGACTGGAGCGACTACCGCCCGCCGCGACCGCACATGCTGCTCCAGCAGGCCCGCGACGTGTGCTCGGGCCCCGGCTGCGACCACCCGCACGAGGGGCACATCCAGTTCGTCCGTACGCTGACCGACTACTCGCTCGAGGAGCTGCGCCGCTACATCGACTGGCAGCCGTTCTTCAACGCGTGGGAGATGCGCGGCCGGTTCCCCGACATCCTCCACAACCCGTCGACCGGTGAGGCCGCGCGCAAGCTGTACGACGACGCCCAGGTGATGCTCGACCAGATCATCGCGGGCAGGTGGCTGCGGGCCAACGGTGTGTTCGGCCTGTTCCCGGCCAGCCAGGTGCCCGGCGACGACATCGAGGTCTACACCGACGAGACGCGCACCGAGGTCCTGACGACGCTGCACCAGCTGCGCCAGCAGGGCGAGGGCCGCGAGGGCTCCGCGCGCAAGTCGCTGGCCGACTTCGTCGCGCCGAAGGACACCGGGCTGCGCGACTACGTCGGCGCCTTCGCGGTGACGGCGGGACTCGGCGGGGCCGACAAGATCGAGGAGTTCAAGAAGGATCTCGACGACTACAGCGCGATCCTCCTGGAGTCCCTCGCCGACCGGCTCGCCGAGGCGTTCGCCGAACGCCTCCACGAGCGCGTCCGCAAGGAGTTCTGGGGCTACGCACCCGACGAGTCCCTCACGAACGAGGCGCTGATCAAGGAGAGCTACAGCGGCATCCGGCCTG
- a CDS encoding GNAT family N-acetyltransferase: MTARTTLPLDIRTVGYDHADAARLVAEVQAEYVRRYGSPDEGPTDVDEFHGSGGRFAVGYDAAGAPVATGGWRLHDDGRVEIKRMYVRDAARGRGYARRMLAWLEQSAREAGAVTIILETGRLQPEAIALYRSSGYTDVEPFGYYAEDPLSVYLGKTLH, from the coding sequence GTGACCGCGCGTACGACGCTCCCGCTCGACATCCGCACCGTCGGCTACGACCATGCCGACGCCGCACGCCTCGTGGCCGAGGTCCAGGCCGAGTACGTCCGCCGCTACGGATCGCCCGACGAGGGCCCGACGGACGTCGACGAGTTCCACGGCTCGGGAGGACGGTTCGCGGTGGGGTACGACGCGGCTGGTGCCCCGGTCGCGACCGGCGGCTGGCGGCTGCACGACGACGGGCGCGTCGAGATCAAGCGCATGTACGTCCGCGACGCCGCTCGTGGACGTGGCTACGCCCGTCGCATGCTGGCGTGGCTGGAGCAGTCGGCGCGGGAGGCGGGGGCCGTGACAATCATCCTCGAGACCGGTCGGCTGCAGCCGGAGGCCATCGCGTTGTACCGGTCCTCGGGCTACACCGACGTCGAGCCTTTCGGCTACTACGCGGAGGACCCGCTGTCGGTCTACCTGGGCAAGACCCTGCACTGA
- the arc gene encoding proteasome ATPase: MSESDHTDRRPPATEQTVLQQQAEIDYLRAEVEHLRRRLATGRPDNAVDARLAETEARLAAVTAQNARLGDTLREARDQILTLKEEVDRLAQPPTGFGTFIQQNDDDTVDVFTGGRKLRVNVSPTVETDQLRRGQEVILNEALNVVAALDFETVGEVVMLKELMADGERALVLGNADEERVARIADSLKDTKLRAGDSLLLDSRAGYVYERVPKSEVEELVLEEVPDIDYTSIGGLQNQIESIRDAVELPYLYPEIFIEHELKPPKGVLLYGPPGCGKTLIAKAVASSLAKKVSAKTGEEGRSYFLNIKGPELLNKYVGETERHIRLVFQRAREKASEGTPVIVFFDEMDSLFRTRGSGVSSDVENTIVPQLLSEIDGVEGLENVLVIGASNREDMIDPAILRPGRLDVKIKIERPDAESARDIFSKYLTARLPLHDDDLAEFSGDRGACVNGMIQRTVERMYAETEENRFLEVTYANGDKEVLYFKDFNSGAMIQNIVDRAKKMAIKDFLELQQRGLRVQHLLQACLDEFKENEDLPNTTNPDDWARISGKKGERIVFIRTLISGKQGSEPGRSIDTVANTGQYL, encoded by the coding sequence ATGAGCGAGTCCGACCACACCGACCGGCGTCCGCCTGCGACCGAGCAGACCGTGCTCCAGCAGCAGGCCGAGATCGACTACCTGCGCGCGGAGGTCGAGCACCTCCGTCGGCGCCTCGCGACCGGCCGTCCCGACAACGCCGTCGACGCCAGGCTCGCCGAGACCGAGGCCCGGCTCGCCGCCGTCACCGCCCAGAACGCGCGGCTCGGCGACACGCTGCGCGAGGCTCGTGACCAGATCCTCACCCTGAAGGAGGAGGTCGACCGGCTCGCACAGCCGCCGACCGGGTTCGGCACCTTCATCCAGCAGAACGACGACGACACCGTCGACGTGTTCACGGGGGGCCGCAAGCTGCGGGTCAACGTGAGCCCGACCGTCGAGACCGACCAGCTCCGGCGAGGCCAGGAGGTCATCCTCAACGAGGCCCTCAACGTGGTCGCCGCGCTCGACTTCGAGACCGTGGGCGAGGTCGTCATGCTCAAGGAGCTGATGGCCGACGGCGAGCGCGCCCTGGTCCTCGGCAACGCCGACGAGGAGCGGGTCGCCCGGATCGCCGACTCTCTCAAGGACACCAAGCTGCGCGCGGGCGACTCGCTGCTGCTCGACTCCCGTGCCGGTTACGTCTACGAGCGGGTTCCCAAGTCCGAGGTCGAGGAGCTCGTGCTGGAGGAGGTTCCCGACATCGACTACACGAGCATCGGCGGGCTCCAGAACCAGATCGAGTCGATCCGCGACGCCGTCGAGCTCCCGTACCTCTACCCCGAGATCTTCATCGAGCACGAGCTCAAGCCACCGAAGGGCGTCCTCCTCTACGGCCCGCCGGGCTGTGGCAAGACGCTGATCGCGAAGGCGGTCGCCAGCTCGCTCGCCAAGAAGGTCTCGGCCAAGACGGGGGAGGAGGGACGCTCCTACTTCCTCAACATCAAGGGTCCCGAGCTCCTCAACAAGTACGTCGGCGAGACCGAGCGACACATCCGCCTGGTGTTCCAGCGTGCTCGCGAGAAGGCCAGCGAGGGCACCCCGGTCATCGTGTTCTTCGACGAGATGGACTCGCTGTTCCGCACGCGCGGTTCAGGAGTCTCGTCCGACGTCGAGAACACGATCGTCCCGCAGCTGTTGAGCGAGATCGACGGCGTGGAGGGCCTCGAGAACGTCCTCGTGATCGGTGCGTCCAACCGCGAGGACATGATCGACCCGGCGATCCTGCGTCCCGGTCGCCTCGACGTGAAGATCAAGATCGAGCGGCCCGACGCCGAGTCGGCGCGTGACATCTTCTCCAAGTACCTCACCGCGCGACTCCCGCTGCACGACGACGACCTGGCGGAGTTCAGCGGTGATCGTGGAGCGTGCGTCAACGGCATGATCCAGCGCACCGTCGAGCGCATGTACGCCGAGACCGAGGAGAACCGCTTCCTCGAGGTCACGTACGCCAACGGCGACAAGGAGGTCCTCTACTTCAAGGACTTCAACTCGGGCGCGATGATCCAGAACATCGTCGACCGTGCCAAGAAGATGGCCATCAAGGACTTCCTCGAGCTCCAGCAGCGTGGACTGCGGGTCCAGCACCTCCTGCAGGCGTGCCTCGACGAGTTCAAGGAGAACGAGGACCTGCCCAACACCACCAACCCCGACGACTGGGCGCGGATCTCGGGCAAGAAGGGCGAGCGCATCGTGTTCATCCGTACCCTCATCTCCGGCAAGCAGGGCAGCGAGCCGGGTCGGTCGATCGACACGGTCGCCAACACCGGTCAGTACCTGTAG
- a CDS encoding tRNA (adenine-N1)-methyltransferase: MDERLSGVHRGPMAVGQWVRLTDAKGRRHNIQLEAGKKFFTKFGEIPHDALIDQPEGVVVESSLGGQYLVFRPLMHEYTTSMPRGAAVIYPKDATQIVTFADIFPGARVLEAGAGSGALTTFLLRAVGEGGLVSSYEQREDFAEIATRNVEQFFGGPHPAWRLTVGELGESVVDTEVDRMILDMVDPWEYVELAGRVLAPGGILCCYVATTTQMSRIVETLRAHGEFAEPDAWETMQRGWHLEGLAVRPQHAMNGHTAFLVTARRMAHGQRALAKKRRPAPGAYGPDYSGPRPADLPD, encoded by the coding sequence ATGGATGAGCGTCTCTCAGGAGTGCACCGCGGACCGATGGCGGTCGGTCAGTGGGTCCGCCTGACGGACGCCAAGGGGCGACGCCACAACATCCAGCTCGAGGCCGGCAAGAAGTTCTTCACGAAGTTCGGCGAGATCCCGCACGACGCGCTGATCGACCAGCCCGAGGGCGTCGTGGTCGAGTCGTCGCTCGGCGGCCAGTACCTCGTGTTCCGTCCGCTCATGCACGAGTACACGACGTCGATGCCGCGGGGTGCCGCCGTCATCTACCCGAAGGACGCGACCCAGATCGTCACCTTCGCCGACATCTTCCCCGGCGCGCGCGTCCTCGAGGCGGGAGCAGGCTCGGGCGCACTGACGACGTTCCTGCTGCGGGCCGTCGGCGAGGGCGGCCTCGTGTCCTCGTACGAGCAGCGCGAGGACTTCGCCGAGATCGCGACCCGCAACGTCGAGCAGTTCTTCGGCGGACCGCACCCGGCGTGGCGCCTGACCGTCGGCGAGCTCGGGGAGAGTGTCGTCGACACCGAGGTCGACCGGATGATCCTCGACATGGTCGACCCCTGGGAGTACGTCGAGCTGGCGGGCCGTGTGCTCGCTCCCGGCGGCATCCTCTGCTGCTACGTCGCCACCACGACGCAGATGTCCCGGATCGTCGAGACGCTGCGCGCGCACGGCGAGTTCGCGGAGCCGGACGCCTGGGAGACGATGCAGCGCGGCTGGCACCTCGAAGGCCTCGCCGTCCGCCCTCAGCACGCGATGAACGGCCACACCGCCTTCCTCGTGACGGCGCGCCGGATGGCGCACGGGCAGCGCGCGCTGGCCAAGAAGCGGCGCCCCGCCCCGGGTGCGTACGGGCCGGACTACTCCGGACCCCGCCCGGCTGACCTTCCCGACTGA
- a CDS encoding M50 family metallopeptidase, protein MNGSSTPPSRPRPPGTLRIGEIGGVDVLVRSSWLVVAVLIAVVLAPTIEVIAPGLGALTYVAGLAFAVLLYLSVLLHEVSHALVAKAFGYEVRSVTLNFLGGVTEIEGEPDTPGREFWIAVVGPLTSLAVAGVAWVAALLGPDTGLLLFAFRALALANLVVGVLNLLPGLPLDGGRVFRAAVWKVSGNPYAGSVAAAYGGRAVAVLALAFPFVGRELIGLDITILDYLIAFVVAMFLWTGATQALVSARIRRGLPALTARGLARRAVDVARSTPVGQAVDQARESGAGAIVVHGPTGAIDGIVDERAVLATPETRRPWIEAGTLARTLSPGLTLSVDLAGEALIRALQRTPSSEYLVIDGDRLYGVLVMADVDKAFAERVRTTKQSRTRKQSSAGRQTHG, encoded by the coding sequence GTGAACGGCTCGTCCACACCCCCCTCCCGACCCCGCCCGCCGGGGACCCTCCGCATCGGCGAGATCGGGGGCGTCGACGTGCTCGTCCGGTCGTCCTGGCTCGTGGTCGCCGTGCTCATCGCCGTCGTCCTCGCGCCGACCATCGAGGTGATCGCTCCCGGTCTCGGGGCGCTCACGTACGTCGCGGGCCTCGCCTTCGCCGTCCTGCTCTACCTCTCGGTGCTGCTGCACGAGGTCTCCCACGCCCTCGTCGCGAAGGCCTTCGGCTACGAGGTCCGTTCCGTCACCTTGAACTTCCTCGGTGGCGTCACCGAGATCGAGGGCGAGCCCGACACACCGGGCCGCGAGTTCTGGATCGCGGTCGTCGGCCCGCTGACGTCGCTGGCGGTGGCCGGTGTCGCCTGGGTCGCCGCGCTCCTCGGCCCCGACACGGGCCTGCTGCTCTTCGCGTTCCGTGCTCTCGCGCTCGCGAACCTCGTCGTGGGTGTGCTCAACCTGCTCCCGGGACTGCCGCTGGACGGCGGTCGCGTGTTCCGAGCGGCGGTGTGGAAGGTGTCCGGCAACCCCTACGCCGGCTCCGTGGCTGCCGCGTACGGCGGTCGGGCCGTCGCCGTGCTGGCGCTCGCGTTCCCGTTCGTCGGCCGTGAGCTGATCGGGCTGGACATCACGATCCTGGACTACCTCATCGCCTTCGTCGTCGCGATGTTCCTGTGGACCGGCGCGACCCAGGCGCTCGTCTCGGCGCGGATCCGGCGCGGACTGCCCGCCCTCACGGCGCGAGGGCTGGCCCGTCGCGCCGTCGACGTCGCGCGCTCCACGCCGGTGGGGCAGGCCGTCGACCAGGCGCGCGAGTCGGGGGCCGGAGCCATCGTGGTGCACGGCCCGACGGGTGCGATCGACGGCATCGTCGACGAGCGCGCCGTGCTGGCGACGCCGGAGACCCGACGCCCGTGGATCGAGGCCGGCACCCTGGCGCGTACGCTCTCCCCGGGGCTCACGCTGTCCGTCGATCTCGCCGGTGAGGCGCTGATCCGGGCGTTGCAGCGGACCCCGTCCAGCGAGTACCTCGTCATCGACGGCGACCGCCTGTACGGCGTCCTGGTGATGGCTGACGTCGACAAGGCGTTCGCCGAGCGCGTCAGGACCACCAAGCAGAGCCGGACCCGGAAGCAGAGCAGTGCAGGAAGGCAGACCCATGGATGA
- a CDS encoding RecB family exonuclease: MRTQTVEHTVVDGVTVIGSLSPSRAGDFMTCPLLYRFRVVDRLPEAPSADAVRGTLVHAVLEDLFDAPAAARTLEHARSMVAPAWARLTEREPQVAELFEDGADLAAWLESAGALLASYFALEDPRRLEPAEREKYVETVLDGGLLLRGYVDRVDVAPTGEVRVVDYKTGKAPREVFEAKALFQMKFYALVMWRTTGTVPTLLQLMYLGNEEILRYSPDEQDLLATERKLRALWTAIERASTTGEWRPHKSVLCGWCDHKALCPEWGGTLPPLPERESLPIEPAVQSPSESPAAVD; encoded by the coding sequence ATGAGGACGCAGACGGTCGAGCACACGGTGGTGGACGGCGTCACGGTGATCGGGTCGTTGTCCCCGAGCCGCGCGGGCGACTTCATGACCTGCCCCCTGCTCTACCGCTTCCGCGTGGTCGACCGGCTTCCCGAGGCGCCGTCGGCCGACGCCGTCCGCGGCACGCTGGTCCACGCGGTGCTCGAGGACCTCTTCGACGCGCCGGCCGCCGCGCGCACGCTCGAGCACGCCCGCTCGATGGTCGCGCCGGCGTGGGCCCGGTTGACGGAGCGCGAGCCCCAGGTCGCGGAGCTGTTCGAGGACGGTGCCGACCTCGCCGCGTGGCTCGAGAGCGCCGGCGCACTGCTCGCCTCCTACTTCGCGCTCGAGGACCCGCGTCGACTCGAGCCCGCCGAACGCGAGAAGTACGTCGAGACGGTGCTCGACGGCGGGCTGTTGCTGCGTGGGTATGTCGATCGCGTCGACGTCGCTCCGACCGGCGAGGTGCGCGTCGTCGACTACAAGACGGGCAAGGCGCCTCGGGAGGTCTTCGAGGCCAAGGCGCTCTTCCAGATGAAGTTCTACGCGCTGGTGATGTGGCGCACCACCGGCACGGTCCCTACGCTCCTGCAGCTGATGTACCTCGGCAACGAGGAGATCCTCCGCTACTCCCCCGACGAGCAGGACCTGCTGGCCACCGAGCGCAAGCTCCGCGCCCTGTGGACGGCGATCGAGCGCGCTTCGACCACCGGCGAGTGGCGACCCCACAAGTCGGTCCTCTGCGGCTGGTGCGACCACAAGGCGCTCTGCCCCGAGTGGGGCGGCACGCTGCCTCCCCTTCCCGAGCGGGAGTCGCTGCCGATCGAGCCGGCGGTCCAGTCGCCGTCGGAGAGCCCCGCCGCCGTGGACTGA
- a CDS encoding ArsR/SmtB family transcription factor: MTTEPNAVVLDGSSLKALAHPLRVSLLGALRRFGPATATQLGQRLGISSGSASYHLRQLEKAGLVTDDVSRGNARDRWWRAAHRVTELRGEDMDPADADAIDEYLRSVAASYTLVLQQTVNERATMPPDWRDAMDISDYLLRLTPDEAKTLAVRLHAVVREFRYDVPENRAPEDAERVTVVLQILPQPQGALEDGVTEDDPS; encoded by the coding sequence GTGACCACTGAACCGAACGCCGTCGTCCTCGACGGGTCCTCGCTCAAGGCGCTCGCCCACCCGCTGCGTGTCTCGCTCCTCGGCGCACTCCGCCGGTTCGGCCCCGCGACCGCGACGCAGCTCGGTCAGCGGCTCGGCATCAGCTCCGGCTCGGCTTCGTACCATCTGCGCCAGCTCGAGAAGGCCGGGCTCGTCACCGACGACGTGAGCCGCGGCAACGCCCGCGACCGGTGGTGGCGTGCGGCGCACCGAGTCACGGAGCTGCGTGGCGAGGACATGGACCCGGCCGATGCCGATGCCATCGACGAGTACCTCCGCTCGGTCGCCGCCAGCTACACCCTGGTCCTGCAGCAGACGGTGAACGAGCGCGCGACCATGCCGCCTGACTGGCGCGACGCGATGGACATCAGCGACTACCTGCTGCGTCTCACGCCCGACGAGGCGAAGACTCTGGCCGTGCGCCTGCACGCCGTCGTACGCGAGTTCCGGTACGACGTGCCGGAGAACCGCGCGCCCGAGGACGCCGAGCGCGTGACCGTGGTTCTCCAGATCCTTCCCCAGCCGCAGGGAGCGCTCGAGGACGGCGTGACCGAGGACGATCCCTCGTGA
- a CDS encoding MFS transporter, with product MRAQATTRAPLRPLVGLLVAMAVSHSGTRVSAIAFPWFVLATTGSATKTGLVAFCELTPYVVVKALSGPWIDRVGGRVVSWSTDLVSAAAAATIPLLYFLDNLSLVAFLALVAIVGAARGPGDLAKEVMVPEAADRARVPLVRATGLSGTVERLASTVGPAAGGVLIAVVGPIAGVAVNAVCFVLGSVIVAFALPRGMGGPHTSTEPGADDAAADPDVDGTDGYLHRLAEGVTFLRRDALLVAIVVMVGITNLLDVAYAAVLLPVWAHDSGSGAAAMGLVLTVMSATAVVGSLLAAALAPRMRRRPVFFLGFLVAGAPRFLVLLVDVPTPVVIAVFAVAGLGSGFLNPILGAILFERVPRRLYGRVGALGDAVAWAGMPLGGLLAGVAVTAAGLSPVLLVCGVAYFLTTTLTGLRPEWKEMDARSGREESGGVREESDHAEQRADVVAEGPRA from the coding sequence GTGAGGGCGCAGGCGACCACGAGGGCCCCCCTTCGGCCGTTGGTCGGGCTGCTCGTCGCGATGGCGGTGTCGCACTCGGGCACCCGGGTCTCCGCCATCGCCTTCCCCTGGTTCGTTCTCGCCACCACGGGCAGCGCGACCAAGACGGGCCTGGTCGCGTTCTGCGAGCTCACGCCGTACGTCGTCGTGAAGGCCTTGAGCGGCCCGTGGATCGACCGGGTCGGTGGGCGGGTCGTGTCGTGGAGCACCGACCTCGTGAGCGCAGCAGCCGCGGCCACGATCCCGCTCCTGTACTTCCTCGACAACCTGTCGTTGGTCGCCTTCCTCGCCCTCGTGGCGATCGTCGGCGCTGCTCGGGGGCCGGGCGACCTCGCGAAGGAGGTCATGGTCCCGGAGGCCGCCGACCGGGCACGTGTCCCGCTCGTGCGGGCGACGGGCCTGTCAGGCACGGTCGAGCGGCTCGCCTCGACCGTCGGTCCGGCCGCGGGCGGTGTCCTCATCGCTGTCGTGGGTCCGATCGCCGGCGTCGCGGTCAATGCGGTCTGCTTCGTGCTGGGGTCGGTCATCGTCGCGTTCGCGCTCCCGCGCGGCATGGGCGGACCGCACACGTCCACCGAACCCGGCGCCGACGACGCTGCCGCTGACCCAGATGTCGACGGCACCGACGGCTATCTGCACCGGCTCGCGGAGGGTGTCACCTTCCTGCGTCGGGACGCGCTCCTCGTCGCCATCGTGGTCATGGTGGGGATCACGAACCTGCTCGACGTCGCCTATGCCGCGGTGCTCCTCCCGGTCTGGGCGCACGACTCCGGCAGCGGGGCAGCGGCCATGGGCCTCGTCCTCACGGTGATGAGCGCCACGGCCGTCGTCGGGAGCCTGCTCGCTGCGGCGCTCGCGCCTCGGATGCGCCGCCGGCCGGTGTTCTTCCTCGGATTCCTCGTCGCGGGCGCCCCACGGTTCCTCGTCCTGCTCGTCGATGTGCCCACGCCGGTGGTCATCGCGGTCTTCGCCGTCGCTGGTCTCGGCTCCGGGTTCCTCAACCCGATCCTCGGAGCGATCCTGTTCGAGCGCGTGCCGCGGCGCCTGTACGGCAGGGTCGGTGCGCTGGGCGATGCCGTGGCATGGGCCGGGATGCCGCTGGGCGGCCTCCTCGCCGGGGTGGCCGTCACTGCGGCGGGTCTCTCCCCCGTGCTCCTCGTCTGCGGCGTGGCCTACTTCCTCACGACCACGCTGACCGGTCTGCGGCCGGAGTGGAAGGAGATGGACGCCCGCTCAGGTCGCGAGGAGAGCGGCGGCGTACGAGAGGAGAGCGACCACGCAGAGCAGCGCGCGGACGTGGTTGCCGAGGGTCCAAGGGCGTGA